A genomic segment from Hyalangium gracile encodes:
- a CDS encoding ABC transporter ATP-binding protein, which translates to MSPSPTDLAVDARGLVKRFGSFTALNGLDIQIPRGAFYAYLGPNGAGKSTSLTILTGVYGPDAGTIQLLGMDAVKQPMEVKRRIGMVPEELSLFERLTGRQYLTFCGRMYGLSGDEAASRAVELLELTELTYKAGALVAEYSKGMRRRLAIAAALIHAPELVFLDEPFEGIDVLAAGVIRELLRELSRRGVTLLLTTHVLEIAERLATHAGIIRGGRMLDQGTVPELLTRYDTPSLEAVFEKLISVPAARNARLSFYGESPAPVVPLRRESA; encoded by the coding sequence ATGTCGCCCTCCCCCACCGACCTGGCCGTCGATGCCCGCGGGCTCGTCAAGCGCTTCGGCAGCTTCACCGCACTCAACGGGCTGGACATCCAGATCCCCCGAGGCGCCTTCTACGCCTACCTGGGCCCCAACGGCGCCGGGAAGTCCACCTCCCTCACCATCCTCACCGGCGTGTATGGCCCCGACGCGGGCACCATCCAGCTGCTGGGCATGGATGCCGTGAAGCAGCCCATGGAGGTGAAGCGGCGCATCGGCATGGTGCCCGAGGAGCTCAGCCTCTTCGAGCGGCTCACCGGCCGGCAGTACCTCACCTTCTGCGGTCGCATGTACGGCCTGTCCGGAGACGAGGCCGCCTCTCGCGCCGTGGAGCTGCTGGAGCTCACCGAGCTCACCTACAAGGCCGGAGCGCTCGTCGCCGAGTACTCCAAGGGCATGCGGCGGCGGCTGGCCATCGCCGCGGCGCTCATCCACGCGCCGGAGCTCGTCTTCCTGGATGAGCCCTTCGAGGGCATCGACGTGCTGGCCGCGGGCGTCATCCGCGAGCTGCTGCGCGAGCTGAGCCGGCGCGGCGTCACCCTGCTGCTCACCACGCACGTGCTGGAGATCGCCGAGCGCCTGGCCACCCACGCGGGCATCATCCGCGGCGGGCGCATGCTGGACCAGGGCACCGTGCCGGAGCTGCTCACCCGCTACGACACGCCCTCGCTGGAGGCCGTCTTCGAGAAGCTCATCTCCGTGCCGGCCGCGCGCAACGCCCGCCTCTCCTTCTATGGAGAGTCCCCCGCCCCGGTGGTTCCCCTGCGCCGGGAGTCCGCGTGA